A genomic window from Macaca thibetana thibetana isolate TM-01 chromosome 16, ASM2454274v1, whole genome shotgun sequence includes:
- the FBXO47 gene encoding F-box only protein 47 isoform X1 produces MASRINTNFTLIPNQKLRRSNRQTSCCSKTLGSGFQPISTFGNFKALPLEIFQIILKYLSVKDISMLSMVSKTVSQHIINYISTSSGSKRLLLQDFHNLELPDRRQDSAILEHYRSLGLLFKRCTLLLPTKERLKYIHKILTEVSCFKFNGCAAPMQCLGLTCYGMFLQTLTAGWDELECHRVYNFLCELTNLCRKMQMAVCSKPGSARKLELRIRLFCRNVLLDHWTHRSDSAFWLTRILKPWPMVNQARLLYIIFGPISPQDGQVVWQKMIEEPTDEFSLKGLADAIKLLYDASTKEWTADDVISLVDELSVVPREWLLENNARLLMLSGNNICFTFMASKAVNGRTIELARLIVFLALVCEKELYCMDWTVKMMQKVCKVFSTPVERNNFLQNVANAFACVIMEMLQSIMSGDRDEDDRSFLNLFHLVHAQANFHKEVLYLTMNTSLSA; encoded by the exons ATGGCATCCAGAATAAATACCAATTTCACTTTGATTCCCAACCAGAAACTTAGACGTAGTAATCGTCAAACCAGCTGTTGTTCCAAGACCCTTGGCTCAGGCTTTCAACCCATATCaacatttggaaattttaaagcCTTACCATTGGAAATAttccagataattttaaaatatttgtcag TGAAGGATATCAGCATGCTAAGCATGGTGTCCAAAACAGTCAGCCAACACATTATTAATTATATCTCAACCTCATCAGGAAGCAAAAGACTTTTACTACAGGACTTTCATAACCTTGAGCTGCCTGACAGGAGACAAGACTCTGCTATACTGGAGCACTACAGATCTCTAG GTCTACTGTTTAAAAGATGTACATTGCTGCTACCCACCAAGGAAAGGCTAAAGTACATTCACAAGATACTCACAGAA GTTTCCTGCTTTAAATTCAATGGCTGTGCAGCTCCTATGCAGTGTTTAGGATTAACATGTTATGGCATGTTTTTACag ACCTTAACAGCAGGTTGGGATGAACTTGAGTGCCATCGcgtttataatttcttatgcgaACTGACTAATCTCTGCCGCAAGATGCAAATGGCTGTCTGCAGCAAACCAG GAAGTGCCCGAAAACTTGAGTTAAGGATCAGACTCTTCTGTAGGAATGTCCTCCTTGATCATTGGACACATCGAAGTGATTCTGCTTTTTGGTTGACACGGATATTAAAACCATGGCCAATGGTGAATCAGGCAAGATTACTGTATATCATCTTTGGGCCAATATCTCCTCAAGATG GACAGGTGGTTTGGCAGAAAATGATAGAAGAACCTACAGATGAATTCAGTCTGAAAGGTTTGGCTGATGCCATTAAGCTACTATATGACGCTAGCACTAAAGAGTGGACAGCAGATGATGTTATCAGTCTTGTAGATGAACTATCag TGGTTCCCCGTGAGTGGCTTCTAGAGAATAATGCACGTCTCCTAATGCTAAGTGGAAACAACATCTGTTTCACTTTCATGGCTAGTAAAGCTGTGAATGGACGGACCATTGAACTGGCAAGGCTCATAGTCTTTTTAGCTTTG GTGTGTGAGAAAGAACTATACTGCATGGATTGGACAGTTAAAATGATGCAAAAAGTCTGCAAAGTCTTTAGCACTCCAGTGGAAAGAAATAACTTCCTGCAGAATGTGGCAAATGCATTTGCATGTGTTATAATGGAAATGCTGCAATCAATTATGTCTG GAGACCGTGATGAAGAtgacagaagctttctgaatTTGTTCCATCTTGTACATGCTCAGGCTAACTTCCATAAAGAGGTCCTGTATTTGACCATGAATACTTCTCTGTCTGCCTAA
- the FBXO47 gene encoding F-box only protein 47 isoform X2, translating to MLSMVSKTVSQHIINYISTSSGSKRLLLQDFHNLELPDRRQDSAILEHYRSLGLLFKRCTLLLPTKERLKYIHKILTEVSCFKFNGCAAPMQCLGLTCYGMFLQTLTAGWDELECHRVYNFLCELTNLCRKMQMAVCSKPGSARKLELRIRLFCRNVLLDHWTHRSDSAFWLTRILKPWPMVNQARLLYIIFGPISPQDGQVVWQKMIEEPTDEFSLKGLADAIKLLYDASTKEWTADDVISLVDELSVVPREWLLENNARLLMLSGNNICFTFMASKAVNGRTIELARLIVFLALVCEKELYCMDWTVKMMQKVCKVFSTPVERNNFLQNVANAFACVIMEMLQSIMSGDRDEDDRSFLNLFHLVHAQANFHKEVLYLTMNTSLSA from the exons ATGCTAAGCATGGTGTCCAAAACAGTCAGCCAACACATTATTAATTATATCTCAACCTCATCAGGAAGCAAAAGACTTTTACTACAGGACTTTCATAACCTTGAGCTGCCTGACAGGAGACAAGACTCTGCTATACTGGAGCACTACAGATCTCTAG GTCTACTGTTTAAAAGATGTACATTGCTGCTACCCACCAAGGAAAGGCTAAAGTACATTCACAAGATACTCACAGAA GTTTCCTGCTTTAAATTCAATGGCTGTGCAGCTCCTATGCAGTGTTTAGGATTAACATGTTATGGCATGTTTTTACag ACCTTAACAGCAGGTTGGGATGAACTTGAGTGCCATCGcgtttataatttcttatgcgaACTGACTAATCTCTGCCGCAAGATGCAAATGGCTGTCTGCAGCAAACCAG GAAGTGCCCGAAAACTTGAGTTAAGGATCAGACTCTTCTGTAGGAATGTCCTCCTTGATCATTGGACACATCGAAGTGATTCTGCTTTTTGGTTGACACGGATATTAAAACCATGGCCAATGGTGAATCAGGCAAGATTACTGTATATCATCTTTGGGCCAATATCTCCTCAAGATG GACAGGTGGTTTGGCAGAAAATGATAGAAGAACCTACAGATGAATTCAGTCTGAAAGGTTTGGCTGATGCCATTAAGCTACTATATGACGCTAGCACTAAAGAGTGGACAGCAGATGATGTTATCAGTCTTGTAGATGAACTATCag TGGTTCCCCGTGAGTGGCTTCTAGAGAATAATGCACGTCTCCTAATGCTAAGTGGAAACAACATCTGTTTCACTTTCATGGCTAGTAAAGCTGTGAATGGACGGACCATTGAACTGGCAAGGCTCATAGTCTTTTTAGCTTTG GTGTGTGAGAAAGAACTATACTGCATGGATTGGACAGTTAAAATGATGCAAAAAGTCTGCAAAGTCTTTAGCACTCCAGTGGAAAGAAATAACTTCCTGCAGAATGTGGCAAATGCATTTGCATGTGTTATAATGGAAATGCTGCAATCAATTATGTCTG GAGACCGTGATGAAGAtgacagaagctttctgaatTTGTTCCATCTTGTACATGCTCAGGCTAACTTCCATAAAGAGGTCCTGTATTTGACCATGAATACTTCTCTGTCTGCCTAA